In a single window of the Streptomyces sp. NBC_00353 genome:
- a CDS encoding MFS transporter: MTTAEPRPGREAAGNSDVRGDVTSGSGGSMNVRLPAPRTPEPRAAAPKPPAPTRSRQGRARQLLRHPVTVATAAAAVTHILWFLFFANSGGDLAAQDAWAEFVGRHPGTAYNLAWYGGMHPVSYSVVSPYLMSVLGVRTTMMIAGTVSAGLTALIVVRVRAVRNPLACSLAGVFAYLCNALSGRVTFGLGMMFALGAVAAVFCWPYRWRHKRWAKAAVAAPLAGLATAGSPVAGLFLGVVAAALFLNKRRPGAYALGLAPVVVVALSAWLFPFSGTQPMSLATLSLPFVFAVLVLVLVPNEWRTVRTAAAVYGAGTLLTYVVDSQIGSNVTRMAMLFAGVVLLAALPYTVPRSRRWYALILAFAGMNIWIGVKGVDDIVRTAPAASWTRELAPLVNELQEVGAERGRVEVVPASSHREASALAPYVNLARGWNRQADMERNPLFYDDTLDPVNYRQWLDRWAVHYVVLPKGEPDSTGAVQEAALVQKGQPYLKAIWSDSNWQLFAVDSPVPLADPPATVDRAGAGELTIHVKRAGRVLIRIPYSRWLALVDGDGKSVERPQETEESKRRADQDSPRTFVNTNGCLLKVDEDEDGDEWTELLAPRPGVYRLAAPYQLSPGTPCPEELR; encoded by the coding sequence GTGACCACCGCGGAGCCGAGACCCGGCCGTGAGGCGGCCGGGAACAGCGATGTGCGAGGCGACGTGACGAGCGGCAGTGGTGGCAGCATGAATGTCCGGCTGCCCGCCCCGCGTACCCCGGAACCGCGGGCCGCGGCGCCGAAGCCGCCTGCGCCGACCCGCAGTCGGCAGGGCCGCGCCCGGCAGCTGCTGCGCCACCCCGTCACCGTTGCGACGGCGGCCGCCGCGGTTACCCACATCCTCTGGTTCTTGTTCTTCGCGAACAGTGGCGGCGACCTCGCGGCCCAGGACGCCTGGGCCGAGTTCGTCGGCCGGCATCCCGGTACCGCGTACAACCTCGCCTGGTACGGGGGCATGCACCCCGTCTCGTACAGCGTGGTCTCGCCGTATCTGATGTCCGTGCTCGGCGTCCGTACGACGATGATGATCGCCGGGACGGTGTCGGCGGGACTTACCGCGTTGATCGTGGTGCGGGTCCGGGCCGTACGCAACCCGCTCGCCTGCTCGCTCGCCGGAGTGTTCGCGTATCTGTGCAACGCGCTGTCCGGGCGGGTGACGTTCGGGCTCGGAATGATGTTCGCGCTGGGCGCGGTGGCCGCGGTGTTCTGCTGGCCGTACCGGTGGCGCCACAAGCGCTGGGCGAAGGCGGCCGTCGCCGCGCCGCTCGCCGGGCTGGCCACGGCGGGCAGCCCCGTCGCGGGGCTGTTCCTCGGTGTGGTGGCCGCCGCGCTGTTCCTGAACAAGCGGCGCCCCGGCGCGTACGCGCTGGGCCTGGCGCCGGTCGTCGTCGTCGCGCTGTCGGCGTGGCTGTTCCCGTTCTCCGGTACGCAGCCGATGTCGCTCGCGACGCTGTCCCTGCCGTTCGTCTTCGCCGTTCTCGTCCTCGTCCTCGTGCCGAACGAGTGGCGCACGGTCCGCACCGCTGCCGCCGTCTACGGGGCCGGGACGCTGCTGACCTATGTGGTCGACTCGCAGATCGGCTCGAACGTCACTCGGATGGCGATGCTGTTCGCCGGAGTGGTGCTGCTCGCCGCGCTGCCGTACACCGTGCCGCGTTCGCGGCGCTGGTACGCACTGATCCTGGCATTCGCCGGCATGAACATCTGGATCGGCGTCAAGGGCGTCGACGACATCGTCCGTACCGCCCCCGCCGCCTCCTGGACGCGAGAACTGGCCCCGCTGGTCAACGAGCTCCAGGAGGTCGGCGCGGAACGCGGCAGGGTCGAGGTGGTGCCCGCCAGCAGCCACCGCGAGGCGTCCGCGCTCGCCCCGTACGTCAATCTGGCCCGCGGCTGGAACCGGCAGGCCGACATGGAGCGCAACCCGCTCTTCTACGACGACACGCTGGACCCCGTGAACTACCGCCAGTGGCTCGACCGCTGGGCGGTGCACTACGTGGTGCTGCCCAAGGGGGAGCCGGACTCCACCGGCGCGGTACAGGAGGCGGCGCTGGTCCAGAAGGGCCAGCCGTATCTGAAGGCCATCTGGTCCGACTCCAACTGGCAGCTCTTCGCGGTCGACAGCCCGGTGCCGCTGGCCGACCCGCCGGCGACGGTGGACCGGGCCGGTGCGGGTGAGCTGACCATCCATGTGAAGCGGGCGGGCCGGGTGCTGATCCGGATCCCGTACTCGCGCTGGCTCGCCCTGGTCGACGGCGACGGCAAGAGCGTGGAGCGGCCGCAGGAGACCGAGGAGTCCAAGCGGCGCGCGGACCAGGACAGCCCGCGGACCTTCGTCAACACGAACGGTTGCCTGCTCAAGGTGGACGAGGACGAGGACGGCGACGAGTGGACGGAACTGCTCGCGCCGCGCCCCGGGGTGTACCGGCTGGCGGCCCCGTACCAGCTGTCACCCGGTACACCGTGCCCGGAGGAGCTGCGCTGA
- a CDS encoding adhesin, producing MRCQRCGSEQRGVLPGLVCPDCGSVARTVGGDGSWIARETFAGRVSTLPRSRKALLVAGVVVVAGSLVTGASLLASGGDDSGRRTGAVGRVGVPPDGIGGGAPTRIGPSGTESPDPAPASSNSSSPPSPRHPVPSPSRTSEFPSGKGGYTYTAWAGPGCSTGEYHEHGRFEDGDDGWYTVDSGGYRGSTCDGRFSAVPMSGSTTQDRGNTATWSWHLGGGYRECALTVFVPDSGRDRDVAGNPTVYRVLSNPDDADSAYTGFAVRQTVHRGTPVDVSSYPVKGNTFAVQLIDRGRDWGDAELVGAHHAAAQLRVNCR from the coding sequence ATGAGGTGCCAACGGTGCGGCAGTGAACAGCGAGGTGTGCTGCCGGGATTGGTCTGTCCGGACTGCGGATCGGTGGCCCGCACGGTCGGCGGGGACGGTTCCTGGATCGCCCGTGAGACGTTCGCGGGCCGGGTCTCCACGCTGCCACGGAGCAGAAAGGCCCTGCTGGTGGCCGGAGTCGTGGTGGTGGCCGGCTCGCTGGTCACCGGCGCCTCGCTGCTCGCTTCGGGCGGCGACGACAGCGGCCGCCGTACGGGAGCGGTGGGGCGCGTGGGTGTCCCGCCGGACGGCATCGGGGGCGGCGCCCCGACCCGGATCGGCCCGTCCGGAACGGAGAGTCCGGACCCGGCGCCCGCCTCCTCGAATTCGTCGTCACCACCGTCGCCTCGGCACCCGGTACCCAGCCCGTCCCGTACCTCCGAATTCCCATCGGGCAAGGGTGGTTACACGTACACCGCCTGGGCCGGGCCGGGCTGCTCGACGGGCGAGTACCACGAGCACGGCCGGTTCGAGGACGGTGACGACGGCTGGTACACGGTCGACTCCGGCGGCTACCGGGGCAGTACGTGCGACGGGCGGTTCAGTGCCGTGCCGATGTCGGGCAGCACGACCCAGGACCGGGGCAACACCGCCACCTGGTCCTGGCACCTGGGCGGCGGCTACCGCGAGTGCGCGCTGACCGTCTTCGTGCCGGACAGTGGCCGCGACCGCGATGTGGCGGGGAACCCCACCGTGTACCGGGTGCTCTCGAATCCGGACGACGCGGACTCCGCGTACACGGGCTTCGCCGTACGCCAGACCGTGCACCGCGGCACCCCCGTCGATGTGAGCAGTTACCCGGTCAAGGGCAACACGTTCGCGGTGCAGCTGATCGACCGGGGGCGCGACTGGGGCGACGCGGAACTGGTGGGCGCGCATCACGCCGCGGCGCAGTTGAGGGTGAACTGCCGCTGA
- a CDS encoding isocitrate lyase/PEP mutase family protein, translating into MTDHAAFTAFTSLHRATTASPLLLPNAWDHASATALCEQGFPAVGTTSLAVAAAAGLPDGTGATRPETVLLARRLGAGPYLLSVDAEGGFSDDPAEVAELARELAAAGAVGINLEDGRGDGTLTPVELHAAKIAAVKAAVPHLFVNARTDTHWLGGREAAVAGTTGRLDAYQQAGADGVFVPGLTDPTAIAALVKSLEAPLNILYSPSGPTVAQLGELGVRRVSLGSLLYRAALGEAMAVAANIRSGRLVDGDVPTYAQVQNLSVRGHDPGPGSR; encoded by the coding sequence ATGACCGACCACGCCGCCTTCACGGCGTTCACTTCCCTGCACCGTGCGACGACCGCGTCACCGTTGCTGCTCCCCAACGCCTGGGACCACGCCTCGGCGACGGCCCTGTGCGAGCAGGGCTTCCCCGCCGTCGGCACCACAAGCCTCGCGGTGGCCGCGGCGGCCGGACTGCCCGACGGTACGGGAGCGACCCGCCCGGAGACCGTGCTTCTGGCCCGGCGACTGGGCGCCGGGCCGTACCTGCTCTCGGTGGACGCCGAAGGCGGGTTCAGCGACGACCCGGCCGAGGTGGCCGAGCTGGCCCGTGAGCTGGCGGCGGCAGGAGCGGTCGGTATCAACCTGGAGGACGGCAGAGGCGACGGCACCCTCACCCCGGTGGAGCTGCACGCGGCGAAGATCGCGGCGGTGAAGGCCGCCGTCCCGCATCTCTTCGTGAACGCCCGCACCGACACGCACTGGCTCGGCGGCCGGGAGGCAGCGGTGGCCGGAACGACGGGCCGGCTCGATGCGTATCAACAGGCGGGCGCGGATGGCGTGTTCGTCCCCGGCCTGACCGACCCCACCGCGATCGCCGCCCTGGTGAAGAGCCTGGAGGCGCCCCTCAACATCCTCTACTCCCCGTCCGGGCCCACGGTCGCCCAGCTCGGCGAACTGGGGGTGCGCAGGGTGAGTCTCGGCTCGCTGCTGTACCGGGCGGCGCTGGGGGAGGCGATGGCCGTGGCGGCGAACATCCGGTCGGGCCGGCTGGTGGACGGGGACGTACCGACGTACGCCCAGGTGCAGAACCTGAGCGTACGTGGGCACGACCCGGGCCCGGGCTCGCGCTGA